A single region of the Malus sylvestris chromosome 8, drMalSylv7.2, whole genome shotgun sequence genome encodes:
- the LOC126632498 gene encoding probable leucine-rich repeat receptor-like protein kinase At1g35710: MTSLDFHKLCLLAYCLVLFIQLLSPPSCSAFASATSTTEAEALLKWKATSQNHTRLQNLTSWAYLPAHTKAAPCFWTGISCNAVGSVSVINLTNFGIQGTLHEFSFLSFPNLQYLNLSYNNLFDVIPSQISSLSKLIYLDLSNNWLSGSIPTSLGELTNLTILYLYNNNLSSTIPKEIGNLKSLVELDLSENKLKGSIPTSLGDLTNLTTLYLHSNNLSGTIPKEIGNLKSLVDLELSENQLSGSIPTSIASSPQR, from the exons ATGACATCTTTAGATTTTCATAAACTATGCCTTTTGGCTTATTGCCTTGTCTTATTCATACAACTTCTTTCACCGCCAAGTTGCTCTGCTTTTGCTTCTGCTACTTCTACTACTGAAGCGGAAGCGCTTCTCAAATGGAAAGCCACCTCTCAAAACCATACCCGCCTGCAAAATCTCACCTCGTGGGCTTACCTACCCGCTCATACAAAAGCAGCCCCATGCTTCTGGACTGGTATTTCATGCAATGCTGTTGGAAGTGTCAGTGTGATAAACCTTACCAATTTTGGGATACAAGGTACGCTACATGAGTTTTCATTCTTGTCTTTCCCCAATCTTCAATACCTCAACCTCAGCTACAATAATCTCTTTGATGTCATTCCATCTCAAATCAGTTCCCTCTCCAAACTCATCTATCTTGATCTTTCTAACAATTGGCTCAGTGGTTCAATCCCAACATCCCTCGGTGAGCTCACAAACCTTACCATTCTTTATCTCTACAACAATAATCTCTCTAGCACAATTCCTAAGGAGATAGGAAACTTAAAATCTCTTGTGGAGCTAGATTTGTCTGAGAATAAGCTCAAAGGTTCAATCCCAACATCCCTCGGTGATCTCACAAACCTTACCACTCTCTATCTCCATAGTAATAATCTTTCTGGCACTATTCCTAAAGAGATAGGGAATTTGAAATCTCTTGTGGACCTAGAATTGTCTGAGAATCAGCTCAGCGGTTCAATCCCAACATCCATAG CTTCATCCCCCCAGAGATAA